From Verrucomicrobia bacterium S94, the proteins below share one genomic window:
- the nifJ gene encoding pyruvate:ferredoxin (flavodoxin) oxidoreductase, with amino-acid sequence MSKNMVTIDGNTAAAHIAYAFSDIAAIYPITPSSNMGEYSDEWAAQGKKNLFGKTVDVVEMQSEAGAAGAVHGSLSAGALTTTFTASQGLLLMIPNMYKIAGEMLPTVFHVSARSLAAQSLSIFGDHSDVMSVRNTGWAMTCGNSIQETMDMATIAHLSTLKAQVPFLNFFDGFRTSHELQKVENIEYDDLKELVELEYIERFRARALKPENPTVKVAAQNPDVYFQGRETSNKYYDAIPEIVQEYMDKFAAKFGRKYHLFDYVGAADAEKVIIAMGSACDTIEQTIEKLNAKGEKLGLVKVRLYRPFSAKAFAGCIPETAKKIIVLDRTKEPGALGEPLYLDVVAALEGKGCKIIGGRYGLSSKEFSPAMVKAVYDHADNGAWHNFTVGIHDDVTNLSIPVGEELNIEPEDVKSAVFWGFGSDGTVGACKNTIKIIGDNTDMTAQAYFVYDSKKSGGVTTSHLRFGESSVNYPYLIQNAGYVACHNVSYIGRYDMLGALAEGGTFVLNSEIPTSEVFNHLTREEQQIIIDRKINFYNVNALKIALEVGLGFRINTVMQTVYFKLSGVLPEDEAIQLIKDYVKKTFERKGMDIVEMNWKAIDAAAAAIEKVEVPSEITESYVLPDLIPADASDFTKDVILPTMQQKGDSIPVSKMTFDGTLPTGTTKLEKRGIGPRVPKWISDNCIQCNQCVMACPHAVIRAKQIVPAELEHAPETFKTVKSKTKNENDLEYKIQVYIEDCTGCGVCVETCPAKNKALEFTTLDDERAAGEVENTTFFENLPDNNLEGVKVDTVKGMQMKKPLFEFSGACAGCGETPYVKLVSLVCGEHMITANATGCSSIYGGTFPTIPYCTNKDGRGPSWANSLFEDNAEYGLGFRIAVDNNRALLRNAVAALLEVGTTADLKAALEKAVEICKDNVITDEAIAAQNAVKMLLDSAMAEASAEAAPLIRKIKELEDYFVDKAVWIFGGDGWAYDIGYGGLDHVVASGKNVNILVLDTEVYSNTGGQASKSTPIGAVAKFATGGKRAGKKNLGFMCMSYGTVYVAQISMGANRVQTQKAIQEAVAYDGPSIIIAYAPCIAHGIDMMKTQTIAKEAVECGYWPLYRYNPEAEEGSRFIWDARPPKGDFQEFIRNERRYTTLLKTAPNEAEELFSLAEKDAKRRWDFMQAVGPMM; translated from the coding sequence ATGAGCAAGAACATGGTTACCATCGATGGTAATACTGCTGCAGCACATATTGCATATGCGTTTTCCGATATAGCGGCTATTTATCCAATCACCCCTTCCTCCAACATGGGAGAGTATTCGGACGAATGGGCAGCACAGGGAAAGAAAAACCTTTTCGGCAAGACAGTGGACGTAGTGGAAATGCAGTCCGAGGCCGGAGCCGCCGGAGCTGTTCATGGATCGCTCAGTGCCGGTGCACTGACCACCACCTTTACAGCATCGCAGGGACTGCTGCTGATGATTCCGAACATGTATAAGATCGCCGGCGAAATGCTTCCGACCGTATTTCACGTGTCTGCCCGTTCGCTTGCCGCGCAGTCGCTCTCCATTTTCGGTGACCATTCCGATGTCATGTCGGTCCGCAACACCGGCTGGGCTATGACCTGCGGAAATTCCATTCAGGAGACGATGGATATGGCCACCATTGCGCATCTGTCGACCCTGAAAGCACAGGTTCCGTTCCTTAACTTTTTTGATGGTTTCCGTACTTCCCATGAGTTGCAGAAAGTCGAAAATATCGAATATGACGATCTTAAAGAACTGGTAGAGCTGGAATACATTGAACGTTTCCGTGCCCGCGCACTGAAACCGGAAAACCCGACCGTGAAAGTTGCGGCGCAGAATCCGGACGTTTATTTCCAGGGACGGGAAACTTCCAATAAATACTACGATGCGATTCCCGAAATCGTTCAGGAATACATGGATAAATTTGCGGCTAAGTTTGGACGCAAATACCATCTGTTCGACTACGTCGGCGCGGCTGACGCTGAAAAAGTGATCATTGCCATGGGCTCTGCCTGTGATACCATTGAGCAGACCATTGAAAAGCTGAATGCCAAAGGCGAAAAGCTGGGCCTCGTCAAAGTGCGCCTCTACCGTCCGTTTTCCGCGAAAGCTTTCGCAGGCTGCATTCCGGAAACTGCGAAAAAAATCATCGTGCTTGACCGTACTAAAGAGCCGGGTGCACTCGGTGAGCCGCTTTACCTCGACGTGGTAGCGGCACTGGAAGGAAAAGGCTGTAAGATCATCGGTGGTCGTTATGGTCTTTCTTCGAAGGAGTTTTCACCGGCTATGGTGAAGGCGGTTTATGATCATGCGGATAACGGTGCATGGCATAATTTCACGGTAGGTATCCATGACGACGTCACCAATCTGTCCATTCCGGTCGGCGAAGAGCTGAATATCGAGCCGGAGGACGTGAAGTCTGCGGTCTTCTGGGGCTTCGGATCTGACGGAACCGTCGGTGCATGTAAAAACACCATTAAAATTATCGGCGACAACACCGATATGACGGCTCAGGCTTATTTTGTGTATGACTCGAAGAAATCGGGCGGCGTGACCACCTCTCATCTGCGCTTCGGTGAAAGTTCGGTCAACTATCCGTATCTCATTCAGAATGCCGGATATGTGGCCTGTCATAATGTATCCTACATCGGCCGCTATGACATGCTCGGTGCACTGGCTGAAGGTGGAACATTTGTGCTGAACTCGGAAATTCCGACGTCGGAAGTTTTCAACCACCTCACGAGGGAAGAGCAGCAGATCATCATCGACCGCAAGATCAACTTCTATAACGTGAATGCACTGAAGATTGCTTTGGAAGTCGGTCTTGGATTCCGGATCAACACGGTCATGCAGACGGTATACTTCAAACTCTCCGGTGTTCTTCCGGAAGATGAAGCTATTCAGCTCATTAAGGACTATGTCAAAAAGACTTTCGAACGTAAGGGAATGGACATTGTTGAAATGAACTGGAAGGCAATCGATGCTGCGGCTGCTGCCATCGAAAAAGTAGAGGTTCCGTCTGAAATCACTGAGTCTTATGTGCTGCCGGACCTCATTCCTGCTGATGCATCCGACTTCACGAAAGACGTTATTCTGCCGACCATGCAGCAGAAGGGGGACAGCATTCCGGTTTCGAAGATGACCTTCGACGGAACGCTTCCGACCGGTACCACCAAGCTGGAAAAACGCGGGATCGGCCCGCGTGTTCCGAAATGGATCAGCGACAACTGCATTCAGTGTAACCAGTGTGTCATGGCCTGTCCGCATGCCGTGATCCGCGCCAAGCAGATTGTTCCGGCTGAGCTTGAACATGCACCGGAAACCTTCAAGACGGTTAAGTCCAAAACGAAAAACGAAAATGATCTGGAATACAAGATTCAGGTCTATATCGAAGACTGCACCGGTTGCGGGGTCTGTGTGGAAACCTGCCCGGCAAAAAACAAAGCGCTGGAATTCACCACTCTCGACGACGAGCGGGCCGCCGGCGAAGTGGAAAACACCACGTTCTTCGAAAATCTGCCGGACAACAACCTTGAAGGTGTCAAGGTTGATACCGTTAAAGGCATGCAGATGAAGAAGCCGCTGTTCGAATTCTCCGGGGCCTGTGCCGGTTGCGGCGAAACTCCGTATGTGAAGCTGGTTTCGCTGGTTTGCGGTGAACATATGATTACCGCAAACGCCACCGGTTGTTCCTCGATTTACGGAGGAACATTCCCGACGATTCCATACTGCACCAACAAAGACGGCCGCGGACCTTCCTGGGCGAACTCGCTCTTTGAAGATAATGCGGAATACGGTCTCGGTTTCCGGATTGCGGTGGACAATAACAGGGCACTGCTTCGCAATGCCGTTGCTGCACTGTTGGAAGTCGGTACTACGGCTGATCTTAAAGCTGCGCTGGAAAAAGCAGTGGAAATCTGCAAGGACAATGTGATTACTGACGAAGCTATTGCCGCGCAGAATGCTGTAAAAATGCTGCTCGACAGTGCCATGGCTGAAGCTTCTGCTGAAGCGGCCCCGCTGATTCGTAAAATCAAGGAGCTCGAAGATTACTTTGTAGATAAAGCTGTCTGGATTTTTGGTGGTGACGGCTGGGCCTACGATATCGGATACGGCGGTCTCGACCATGTTGTGGCTTCCGGCAAGAATGTAAATATTCTCGTGCTGGATACTGAAGTGTACTCCAATACCGGCGGTCAGGCCTCCAAGTCCACGCCGATCGGTGCGGTGGCCAAGTTCGCTACTGGTGGCAAACGCGCCGGTAAGAAGAATCTCGGGTTCATGTGCATGAGCTACGGTACGGTTTACGTTGCTCAGATCTCCATGGGTGCCAATCGCGTTCAGACACAGAAAGCCATTCAGGAAGCTGTTGCCTATGATGGACCGTCCATCATCATTGCCTACGCTCCGTGTATTGCACACGGCATCGATATGATGAAGACGCAGACCATTGCGAAGGAAGCGGTTGAATGTGGTTACTGGCCGCTCTATCGCTACAACCCGGAAGCCGAAGAGGGGTCCCGGTTCATCTGGGATGCACGTCCGCCGAAAGGTGATTTCCAGGAATTCATCCGTAATGAACGCCGTTACACGACGCTGCTCAAAACGGCGCCGAATGAAGCGGAAGAACTGTTCTCTCTGGCAGAAAAAGATGCGAAGAGACGCTGGGACTTCATGCAGGCCGTTGGCCCGATGATGTAA